DNA sequence from the Deinococcus aestuarii genome:
ATCCAGACGCTGCTCTCGCTGGTGCTCGCGGTGGCGATGGACCGGCTGGTCAGGAGCATGTTCGTCAAGGGCCTGCTGATCGTGCCGTACCTGCTCTCGAACGTGCTCGTGGCGATGATCTTCCTGTGGATGCTCGACCCGCTGCTCGGGATCGTGAACCAGTGGCTCGACGCGACGCCCCTGGGCAAGCAGCCCTTTTTCAACTCGGCCGAGCAGGCGATCCCGACCATCGCCCTGGTGAACGTCTGGAAGCACATGGGCTTTAATGCGCTGCTCTTTTACGCGGGGCTCCAGGCCATTCCGCGCACGGTGTACGAGGCGGCGGCCATCGACGGGTCGAGCGAGGCGAACACCTTCTGGAAGATCACCCTGCCCCTGTTGCGCCCGGTGACGGTGTTCGTGCTCGTGACCTCGGTGATTGGCTCCTTCCAGATCTTCGACACGGTGGCCGTCACGACCCAGGGCGGTCCGGCGGACGCGACGAAGGTGCTCGTGTACTACATCTACCAAAACGCCTTCGGCTTCTTCCGGATGGGGTACGCGACCGCGATGAGCATGATCTTGTTCGCCCTCCTGATCCTGTTCACGCTGGTGCAGATGCGCCTCTTGCGCGCCAACGAGTCGGACCTCGACTGAACTTCACAGGGAAAGGAGACCCCAGTGACCACCGTACCGACAACCCAGACGGCCCCTCACCGCCCCCGCCGACCCTTTCCCTTCGGACGACTGCTCGCCTACCTGGCGCTCGCCCTCGTGATCCTGATCTCGATCTTCCCGATCTGGATCGTGTTCAAGACGGCGCTGACCGGCAGTCGCAATATCTTCACCGAGGCCACGTCGCTGTGGCCCAGCGAACCGACGCTCATCAACTTCCAGCGCGTGCTGGGGCTGGTCAGCCTGGAAGAGGCCCAGGCGGCGGGCGGCTCGGGCAGCGCCGTCAACTTCCTGAACGCCATGAAAAACAGCGTGATCTTCACCGGGCTGATCGTGGTCGGGCAGACCTTTTTCTCGGCGATGGCCGCCTACGCCTTCGCGCGGCTGCGCTTTCCCGGGCGGGACGCGATCTTCACCCTGTTCCTGATCGCCATGATGATCCCCGGGATCGTGCTGTTCATCCCCAATTTCATCACGATCAAGAACTTGGGCCTGCTCAACACCCTGCCGGGCATGATCGCGCCCTTCATCCTGATGACCCCTTTCGCGGTGTTCTTCCTGCGCCAGTTCTTCCTGTCGCTGCCCAGGGAAACCGAGGAGGCGGCCTTCCTCGACGGGGCCGGGCCCTTCACGATCTTCTGGCGCATCACGCTGCCCATGAGCCAGGGCCCCATCGCCACGCTCGCCATCCTGACGACCATCGGCATGTGGAACGAGTTCTTCTGGCCCTTCCTGATCGCCAAGGACGAGGCGTCCTTTACCCTGCCCGTCGCGCTCCAGGTCTTCAAGTCGCAGACCCCCCAGGGCGTGCCCGACTGGACCGGCCTGATGGCGGGCACCTTCATCGCGGCCGTCCCGGTCTTCTTGCTGCTGATCGTGCTGGGCCGCCGCGTGGTGGAGTCGCTCGCCTTCAGCGGCACGAAGTAGGGAAGGCAGAGGTGACCGGCACCCGCTCCCCACCCCCTCCGCCCTCCCCGTCCGCCCCGCGCCCTTCCGCCTCCCACCCCGTCCCCCTGGAGGGAAAGACCATGCAAAAGCTCCTGACCCTGACCGCCGCCCTGACCGCCCTCTCCGGCACCGCAAGTGCGGCCACGACGCTGCAGTACTGGCTGTGGGACTCCAACCAGCAGCCCGCCTACCAGCAGTGCGCGGCGAACTTCACCAAGAAAAACCCCGACATCACCGTCAAGATCACCCAGAAGGGCTGGGGCGACTACTGGACGGGGCTGACCACCGGCTTCGTCTCGGGCACGGCGCCCGACGTGTTCACCAACCACCTCGCGTACTTCCCCGAGTTCGCCCGCAACAACCAGCTCGTGGACATCAACCCGCTGATTGCCCGCGACAAGGTGGCGACGAACATCTACTACCCCGGGCTGGCCCAGCTCTGGACCAAGGACGGCAAGCGCTACGGGCTGCCCAAGGACTTCGACACGGTGGCGATCTTCTACAACGCCGACCTCTTGCAGAAGGCGGGCCTGAAGCCCAGTGACCTCGCCAACCTGACCTGGAACTCCAAGGACGGCGGCACCTGGCAGCGGACCATCGCCCGGCTGACCTTTGACAAGGGGGGGAACAACGGGCTCTCGCCCAAGTTCAACAAGAAGCAGGTCGCCCAGTACGGCTACATGACTCCCTACGGCGCGGGCTTCAACGGCCAGACCGAGTGGGCCTTTTACACCGCCACGACGGGCTGGAAGCACAACAATGGTCCGTTCAGCACGAAGTACAATTACGACGACCCCCGGTTCGCGCAGTCGATCCAGTGGCTCGCCGACCTGAACCTCAAGCAGGGCCTGATCCCGAGCTTCCAGGAGGTGCAGGCGAGCGGCGGCGACTCGCTCTTCCGCGCGGGCAAGGCGGCGATGGTGACCAACGGCTCGTGGATGATCAGCGACTACACCTCGAAGCTGCCCTTCAAGGTCGGGATCGCGCCGCTGCCCAAGGGCCCGGACGGCACCCGCAAGAGCATGTTCAACGGGCTCGCGGACTCCATCTGGGTGGGCTCCAAGAACCAGGACGCCGCGTGGAAGTGGGTCAAGTACCTCGCCTCCGCCGAGTGCCAGAACGTCGTCGGGCGCACCGGCGTGGTCTTCCCGGCCATCCCCTCGGCCACGAATCTGGCGGTGGCTGCGCAGAAGGCCCGGGGCGTGGACTCCAGCGTCTTCGTGAACCAGGCCAAGGCCAAGGGCGGCACCTTCCTCTTCCCGATCACCGACGCCGCCGCGCAGGTCAACGACATCATGACGAGCACCATGCAAAAGGTCTTCCTCGGCCAGGCCAAGGCGGCGGACGTCTTCAAGGACGCCAACGCCAAGGTCAACGCGCTGTTCAAGTAAGGCCCGTGAAGGGGGTTCCCGGTGACGGCTGGGAACCCCTCTTCACCCCCACGAAATAGAACGTTCAAAGCTCCCTCCCTTCCCTTAAGGTGTTTCCATGACTTCTCCCAAAATTGCCATGATCGGTGCGGGCAGCACCGTCTTCGCCAAGAACCTGCTGGGCGACATCCTCGGCTTTCCCGAACTCGCGGGCGCCGACGTGCGGCTGTTCGACATCAACCAGGAACGCCTCGACGTGACCGAGCAGGTCGCCGGGCGGGTGGCGCAGACGCTCGGCGCGCGGCCCACCGTCACCGCCACCACCGACCGCGAGCGGGCGCTCGACGGGGCCGACTTCGTGATCAACATGATCCAGGTAGGCGGCTACAAGCCCGCCACCGTGACCGACTTCGAGGTGCCGAAGCGCTACGGGCTGCGGCAGACCATCGCGGACACGCTGGGGGTCGGCGGGATCATGCGGGCGCTGCGGACCGTGCCCGTGCTGCTCGACATGAGCCGGGACATGGAGCGGCTGTGCCCGGACACGCTGCACCTGAACTACGTCAACCCGATGGCGATGAACATCTGGGGCCTCGCGCGGCAGACCAGCATCAGGACGGTCGGCCTGTGCCACTCGGTGCAGCACACGGCGGGCGAATTAGCGGACGACCTGGGCATCCCCGTCGAGGAGATCGACTACCTCTGCGCGGGGATCAACCACATGGCCTTTTACCTCAAGTTCGAGCACAGGGGCCAGGACCTCTACCCCCGGCTGATGGAGCTGGCCGAGTCGGGGCAGGTGCCCGCGTGGAACCGCGTGCGCTACGAGATGCTGCGGCGGCTGGGCTACTTCGTCACCGAGTCGAGCGAGCACTTCTCGGAGTACGTGCCGTACTTCATCAAGCGGGGGCGCGAGGACCTCGTGGAGCGGTTCAACGTGCCGCTGGACGAGTACCCCCGGCGCTGTGAGGCGCAGATCGGCGGCTGGGAGGCACTGCGGACGAAGTTGCAAGACCCGGGCGCCCCGTTGGAGGTTCACCGCTCCGTGGAGTACGGCTCGCTGATCATCCACAGCATGGTGACCGGGCAGCCGCGCGTGGTGTACGGGAACGTGATGAACAGCCCGGTGGTCGGCGCGGGCAAGCTGATCGCCAACCTGCCCGACGAGTGCAGCGTCGAGGTGCCGTGCCTGGTGGACCGTCAGGGCATCCAGCCCACGCGGATCGGGCGGATTCCCCCGCAACTCGCCGCCCTGATGCAGACGAACATCAACGTGCAGGCCCTGACGGTCGAGGCCCTCGTCACCGGCAACCGCGAGCACATCTACCACGCGGCGATGCTCGACCCGCACACCGCCGCCGAACTCGACCTCGACCAGATCTGGGCCCTGGTGGACGACCTCCTCGCCGAGCACGGCGACTGGGTGCCCGAGGAGCTGCGGGGAGGGCTGGCGGCGGACTGAGGGGCAGGGGGCGGCGGGCGGGCCTCCCGGCTCCCCGCGCCGGACCTCCCGCGGACCGGACGCGAGGAGGGCGGGGCGAAGGGGCGGAGGCTCCTTCGCCCCCGATCCTCACTCCGCCCCCCGGGCGGCCGGGAGTTCCCCGCGTTCCTCCAGCAGCCGGACGAGGCCGTCCACCATCCGCTCGACCTGGCCCGGCACCTCGCCCAGCGTCGCCGGGGTAAAGGCGAGCAGCCGTTCGACCTGCCCTGTCAGGTCCTCGGGCACGAGCGGCAACCGGGCGGCGAGGGTGAGCAGGCGCTTCTCGCCGGGGTGCGGCGTCCGGTTCAGGGCGAAGAGCACGTCGAAAGAGGAGGCCAGGAACTCCGTCAGGCGGTGGTTGACGGCCACGAGGTCCCCCCGCCGCACGGCGAGCGCGATCTGGTTGGGGTAGGCGCCGAACGCCCCGCGCAGGAGGGGGAAGTTGAGGACGATGACCGCCCGCGCCAGCCCGTCCGGGTAGGGCTGGTCGGCCCGCCGTTTGAGGTCCGCGAGCCAGCCCTCCCGGTCGAAGAGCACCTCGGAGGTGAGGAGGTTGTGCCACAGCGCCGTCGTGTAGCCCAGCCTCGCCTCGTGCCGCTCCAGCAGGGCGGTGAGGTGCCTCTCGAAGTCGGCGGCGCGGCGGAACATCACGTCGACGTGCAGGCCGCCTTCACGTTCCAGCCACTCGTCGCCGGGTTCCCACCAGCGGTTGTCCACCTCGGCGTGGGTGCCCCGCCGCCCGGCGATGGCGCGGCGGGCGGCGAGGGGCACCTCCTCCCGGCTGTAGACGTACAGGTCGAGGTCGGAGTGCTCGTCCCGGTTTCCGGCGGCGCGGGAACCGCCCAGCGCAACGGCGAGGACTTCGGGGAGGGCGGCGTACTCGGCGGCGATGCGGGCGGGGCGGTCGTGTGTGGTCATTCCCCATTGTCTCCCGATCAGAAGTCCTCGACCTCATTCGTCACGTCGTCCTCGGGCACGGCGACGTAACGGCGGGTGGTGTCCACGCTGGCGTGCCCGAGGAAGAGGCCCACCCGGGTAAAATCCCTCGTCGCCCGGTAGAGCCGGGTGCCCGAGTGCTTGCGGGCCGCGTGGAAGCCGCGCCAGGTGGCCCCGTGCCCGGCGGCGCGAAAGGCCTTGCCCATGCGGTAGGTCGCCTGCCCGTAGGTCCACTCGAAGAGGCGGGCGTCCGGCGCGGGGGGGGGCAGCGCCGCGAGGGCCGCCCGCACCCGCCGGCCCAGCGGCACGGTCCGCACCCGCCCGCCCTTGCCCCGGACGGTGACCCGGGCCGGCTGGGAGGGGCCGGGCGAGAGGTCGCCGCCGAGCAGGCCCAGCGCCTCGCCCACCCGCAGCCCCGCGTGGGCGCACAACAGGAGCAGCGCGGCCAGCCAGGGCTCGCAGTGCTCCAAGGCCGCGTCCACCTCGGGCCCGTACGGCGGATTCCGGACGATGCCGGGGGTGGGGTCGGGGGGAACGTGCGCGTCCTCGAAGGGCTGGGCGTCGGTGGCCCCGGCCCAGCGCAGCGCCCGGTACAGCGCCCGCGCCCCGGCGACATACTGGGCGACGGTTGAGGGGGAGAGGCGGCCCGTCTTGCCGTTGCCCTGGGACGCTCGCGTCTGGAGCCACGCGACGTACCGGCCACCGTCGCGCCGCCCCGGTCGCAGCAGGCTTACGCCGCCGTCCCGCGCCCACGGCACGAAGTCCCGCACGGCGAGGGCGTAGGCGTCCAGCGTCCGGCGGCTGGTGCGCGCACCCTTGCGGCTGGCCCCGAGCATGTAGGCGTGCGTCAGGGCGACGAGCGCCGCCGCGTCGTAGGTGCTCGCCGCCTCAACCGCCCGCACGCGCAGCGCCCGGTCGGTGAGGTCGGTCAGCGCGAGGGTGTCACGGGAACGGACCAGGGTCACCCGGGAGCCTCCACCAAGCGCAGGGCGAGCACGAGATGATCCTCGTCACCCATCGCCTCGACGATCACACCCCGGCAGACGTACTGCTCGCGCTCACTGAAAAAGAGCACGTCGTCGTAAGCGGCCGCTTCCTGCTCAGGAACGATAGACTGCACATACCTCCACGCCGAGCACTCTCCTGCCTGCACCCAGCGCCTCGCCTGCCACAGGGTGCGCTCAAGTTCCGGTAACTCCCGGGAGTCGGCGAGCGGTTGAAAGAGGTGGCGGGCGGTCGGCATCAGCGCGTCTACCCTACCTCATTTTCATCGAGATTGACACTAAGTCGGATTAGTGCGAAATCAAGCGGTTTCTAGAACTGGCTTCCCGGGTGCGCAACCGTTGATCAGGTTTGGACAGCGGTTGTGCATGTGGGGGTGGCCTTTCCATCCGACACGAAAAGCCCAACACTGCTGGGAAGCCCCGCCACTCTCGGCGGCGTTCCTGGGCCAGGGTGTTCAGGAACCTTTCTTCCATCTTCCGCCGAGTTCCTGGAGGTGCAGCATTCATCGACCGTTTCTCTTAAGCTTCACCTTGCGAGAAGTTCGACCAGAGCCCCTCCGCGGAGCGCGGGGTCTGAC
Encoded proteins:
- a CDS encoding carbohydrate ABC transporter permease, translating into MTVPVQTESLVVPARAPTRRRSPEWVVGYLFILPAIIGFLVFYLYPALRGIQISFTNWNLLSAPEAVGLANYNEAIRDPKFWSALGITLKYVVWNIPIQTLLSLVLAVAMDRLVRSMFVKGLLIVPYLLSNVLVAMIFLWMLDPLLGIVNQWLDATPLGKQPFFNSAEQAIPTIALVNVWKHMGFNALLFYAGLQAIPRTVYEAAAIDGSSEANTFWKITLPLLRPVTVFVLVTSVIGSFQIFDTVAVTTQGGPADATKVLVYYIYQNAFGFFRMGYATAMSMILFALLILFTLVQMRLLRANESDLD
- a CDS encoding carbohydrate ABC transporter permease, translated to MTTVPTTQTAPHRPRRPFPFGRLLAYLALALVILISIFPIWIVFKTALTGSRNIFTEATSLWPSEPTLINFQRVLGLVSLEEAQAAGGSGSAVNFLNAMKNSVIFTGLIVVGQTFFSAMAAYAFARLRFPGRDAIFTLFLIAMMIPGIVLFIPNFITIKNLGLLNTLPGMIAPFILMTPFAVFFLRQFFLSLPRETEEAAFLDGAGPFTIFWRITLPMSQGPIATLAILTTIGMWNEFFWPFLIAKDEASFTLPVALQVFKSQTPQGVPDWTGLMAGTFIAAVPVFLLLIVLGRRVVESLAFSGTK
- a CDS encoding ABC transporter substrate-binding protein, whose protein sequence is MQKLLTLTAALTALSGTASAATTLQYWLWDSNQQPAYQQCAANFTKKNPDITVKITQKGWGDYWTGLTTGFVSGTAPDVFTNHLAYFPEFARNNQLVDINPLIARDKVATNIYYPGLAQLWTKDGKRYGLPKDFDTVAIFYNADLLQKAGLKPSDLANLTWNSKDGGTWQRTIARLTFDKGGNNGLSPKFNKKQVAQYGYMTPYGAGFNGQTEWAFYTATTGWKHNNGPFSTKYNYDDPRFAQSIQWLADLNLKQGLIPSFQEVQASGGDSLFRAGKAAMVTNGSWMISDYTSKLPFKVGIAPLPKGPDGTRKSMFNGLADSIWVGSKNQDAAWKWVKYLASAECQNVVGRTGVVFPAIPSATNLAVAAQKARGVDSSVFVNQAKAKGGTFLFPITDAAAQVNDIMTSTMQKVFLGQAKAADVFKDANAKVNALFK
- a CDS encoding alpha-glucosidase/alpha-galactosidase produces the protein MTSPKIAMIGAGSTVFAKNLLGDILGFPELAGADVRLFDINQERLDVTEQVAGRVAQTLGARPTVTATTDRERALDGADFVINMIQVGGYKPATVTDFEVPKRYGLRQTIADTLGVGGIMRALRTVPVLLDMSRDMERLCPDTLHLNYVNPMAMNIWGLARQTSIRTVGLCHSVQHTAGELADDLGIPVEEIDYLCAGINHMAFYLKFEHRGQDLYPRLMELAESGQVPAWNRVRYEMLRRLGYFVTESSEHFSEYVPYFIKRGREDLVERFNVPLDEYPRRCEAQIGGWEALRTKLQDPGAPLEVHRSVEYGSLIIHSMVTGQPRVVYGNVMNSPVVGAGKLIANLPDECSVEVPCLVDRQGIQPTRIGRIPPQLAALMQTNINVQALTVEALVTGNREHIYHAAMLDPHTAAELDLDQIWALVDDLLAEHGDWVPEELRGGLAAD
- a CDS encoding nucleotidyltransferase domain-containing protein, whose amino-acid sequence is MTTHDRPARIAAEYAALPEVLAVALGGSRAAGNRDEHSDLDLYVYSREEVPLAARRAIAGRRGTHAEVDNRWWEPGDEWLEREGGLHVDVMFRRAADFERHLTALLERHEARLGYTTALWHNLLTSEVLFDREGWLADLKRRADQPYPDGLARAVIVLNFPLLRGAFGAYPNQIALAVRRGDLVAVNHRLTEFLASSFDVLFALNRTPHPGEKRLLTLAARLPLVPEDLTGQVERLLAFTPATLGEVPGQVERMVDGLVRLLEERGELPAARGAE
- a CDS encoding tyrosine-type recombinase/integrase — translated: MTLVRSRDTLALTDLTDRALRVRAVEAASTYDAAALVALTHAYMLGASRKGARTSRRTLDAYALAVRDFVPWARDGGVSLLRPGRRDGGRYVAWLQTRASQGNGKTGRLSPSTVAQYVAGARALYRALRWAGATDAQPFEDAHVPPDPTPGIVRNPPYGPEVDAALEHCEPWLAALLLLCAHAGLRVGEALGLLGGDLSPGPSQPARVTVRGKGGRVRTVPLGRRVRAALAALPPPAPDARLFEWTYGQATYRMGKAFRAAGHGATWRGFHAARKHSGTRLYRATRDFTRVGLFLGHASVDTTRRYVAVPEDDVTNEVEDF